The segment CTCCAATCCAAAACTCTACCGGGGCAGGGACGGCGTTGCCGATTATTTCAACGGCTTGCCGCGATGGCGGAAGCCGAGCGCGGCATTCTCCGAGGTGCGCGCGGCGGAGGTCGGCTCCGATATCATCAACACGGCCGCGACCGTCTCGTTCGACCTCGCGGGCGAACGGCCGGATCTCGTCGTCAAGATGAGCTGGGTCATCATGCGCGAGGACGGTGACTGGAAGATCGTCAATCACCATGCCTCGTCACAGGCGCCGCTGATCTGACGCCGCACACGGCATCGTCATTGCGGCGATGGCAACGAACCGACGCCGCGCGCGTTGTGTGGGTCCAAACGAGGATCTCGCCATGCAGAACATCACAGAGCATATGGAAGTCATCGGCGCCGATGGCGTCCACATCGGCACGGTCGACAAGGTCGAGGGCAATCGTATCAAGCTGACCAGGAAAGACAGCGGCGAGGGCAGCCACAAGGGGCACCATCACTTCATCGACAAGGGCCTCGTCGCCGATATCGAGGGCAACAAGGTCCGCCTCTCGGCCAAGGCGGCGGTGGCCGTGACGATGGAAGAGGAAAAGTAGGGCGCCGGCCGTTCGTTCCTGATCCGTACCGCTATTCGGCCTCCCGCACGTTCCGGTAGCCTCCGCTCCCGTCGCGTATCGCAGGGTGCAGGGAATGGCGGAGCCGGGCCGGCCGTTGCGGTCCCAGGGTGTCGCGGGGACGTGGCCCGTCGGTCGAGCCGCGTCCGCCGGTGGCCTTGCACCAGCGGG is part of the Bradyrhizobium commune genome and harbors:
- a CDS encoding YybH family protein, with protein sequence MSTDADTIVSAIIAKWCAGFAKLDAAALSSLYASNAFFFGSNPKLYRGRDGVADYFNGLPRWRKPSAAFSEVRAAEVGSDIINTAATVSFDLAGERPDLVVKMSWVIMREDGDWKIVNHHASSQAPLI
- a CDS encoding DUF2171 domain-containing protein, translating into MQNITEHMEVIGADGVHIGTVDKVEGNRIKLTRKDSGEGSHKGHHHFIDKGLVADIEGNKVRLSAKAAVAVTMEEEK